A window from Malania oleifera isolate guangnan ecotype guangnan chromosome 7, ASM2987363v1, whole genome shotgun sequence encodes these proteins:
- the LOC131160647 gene encoding ATP-dependent 6-phosphofructokinase 5, chloroplastic isoform X1 translates to MDSLSPAIGRGLLLPARCGHFSRGLSARVVPCLRSLPRLRQQNRALAETKNPDIDFSDPQWKSKFQRDFERRFYLPHLTDVFEDAHPIPSTFCLKSSRTPVSEDFVDGYPSDEKWHGYINNNDRVLLKVIYYSSPTSAGAECIDPDCSWVEQWVHRAGPREKIYFKPEEVNAAIVTCGGLCPGLNDVIRQIVITLEIYGVKKIVGIPFGYRGFTDKEIDEMPLSRKVVQNVHLSGGSLLGVSRGGPDVSEIVDSMQERGVNMLFVLGGNGTHAGANAIHNECQERRMKVAVVGVPKTIDNDILLMDKTFGFDTAVEEAQRAINSAYIEAHSAYHGIGVVKLMGRSSGFIAMQASLASGQIDICLIPEVPFHLHGPHGVLRHLKYLIETKGSAVICVAEGAGQNLLEKTNAKDASGNVVLGDVGVYIQQEIKKYFKEIGVPADLKYIDPTYMIRACRANASDGILCTVLGQNAVHGAFAGYSGITVGICNTHYVYLPIPEVISYQKVVDPNSRMWHRCLTSTGQPDFV, encoded by the exons ATGGACTCGCTCTCGCCGGCGATCGGCCGCGGTCTCCTTCTGCCGGCGAGGTGCGGTCACTTCTCCCGTGGACTCTCCGCTCGAGTTGTCCCCTGTCTGAGATCGCTCCCCCGCCTCCGCCAGCAGAATCGTGCTCTCGCCGAGACTAAGAATCCGGACATTGATTTCAGCGATCCGCAGTGGAAGTCCAAGTTTCAGCGCGATTTCGAGAGGCGATTCTACCTGCCTCATCTCACCGATGTCTTCGAGGATGCTCATCCTATTCCTTCAACTTTCTGTCTCAAgagcag CAGGACTCCAGTAAGTGAAGATTTTGTAGATGGTTATCCATCGGATGAGAAGTGGCATGGATACATAAATAACAATGATAGAGTTCTTCTCAAG GTTATATATTACTCTTCACCAACGTCTGCTGGTGCCGAATGTATTGATCCTGATTGTTCTTGGGTGGAGCAATG GGTTCATCGTGCTGGGCCTCGAGAGAAAATTTACTTCAAGCCAGAAGAAGTGAATGCTGCAATTGTAACTTGTGGAGGCCTTTGTCCTGGTCTTAATGATGTCATAAGGCAG ATTGTCATCACGCTTGAAATATATGGCGTGAAGAAGATTGTAGGGATTCCTTTTGGTTATCGTGGTTTCACTGATAAAGAAATAGATGAAATGCCA CTATCGAGGAAAGTTGTTCAGAATGTTCATTTATCTGGTGGAAGCTTGTTAGGAGTTTCACGTGGAGGACCAGATGTTAGTGAAATTGTAGACAGTATGCAG GAAAGAGGAGTCAACATGCTTTTTGTGTTGGGTGGAAATGGCACACATGCTGGTGCCAATGCAATACATAATGAG TGCCAGGAAAGGCGGATGAAGGTGGCTGTGGTTGGTGTGCCAAAAACTATAGATAATGATATTTTGCTGATGGATAAAACTTTTGGTTTTGATACTGCTGTTGAGGAAGCACAAAGAGCAATCAATTCTGCATACATTGAG GCTCATAGTGCTTATCACGGTATTGGTGTTGTGAAATTGATGGGTCGCAGCAGTGGATTTATAGCTATGCAGGCATCCTTAGCTAGTGGACAAATTGATATTTGTTTGATCCCGGAG GTACCTTTTCATTTGCATGGACCTCATGGTGTCCTGAGACATCTGAAGTACCTAATCGAGACCAAGGGATCAGCTGTTATTTGTGTAGCAGAAGGAGCTGGCCAG AATCTTCTTGAGAAAACTAATGCAAAAGATGCATCTGGAAATGTTGTCCTAGGAGATGTTGGTGTATATATTCAACAAGAG ataaagaaatatttcaaggaGATTGGTGTTCCAGCTGACCTGAAGTATATTGATCCCACGTACATGATCCGTGCTTGCCGTGCAAATGCATCAGATGGAATTCTATGCACCGTACTCGGACAAAATGCC GTTCATGGCGCGTTTGCTGGCTACAGTGGCATTACAGTGGGCATATGCAACACCCATTATGTCTATCTCCCCATTCCTGAAGTCATTTCTTACCAAAAAGTTGTCGACCCAAACAGTCGCATGTGGCATCGATGCTTAACATCGACAGGTCAGCCAGACTTTGTATGA
- the LOC131160646 gene encoding protein CURVATURE THYLAKOID 1D, chloroplastic isoform X2: MELHAVRALSNLPRLFNPSSIHLPRKTPLLLSPNWVSGTKVGLAHFSSLKARTSEETSSGFNQYPGEERDGVIAMKDVSPVEKSVYSDSVQTESTNEESPMAEQTQGIEFLDKLNIKLDSEDAYSILLYGSGALVAVWLASAVVGAIDSIPVVCLLTQIHGIGGSCLLSLV; this comes from the exons ATGGAGCTCCACGCTGTACGAGCTCTCTCCAATCTCCCCCGCCTCTTCAACCCATCCTCCATCCATCTACCCCGGAAAACTCCTCTTCTTCTTAGCCCTAATTGGGTCTCCGGCACCAAAGTAG GATTGGCTCATTTTTCTTCGCTAAAAGCTAGAACATCTGAAGAAACATCTAGTGGATTTAATCAATATCCTGGTGAAGAACGTGACGGTGTCATAGCGATGAAAGATGTTTCACCAGTTGAGAAGAGTGTTTACAGTGATTCTGTGCAAACAGAATCAACTAATGAAGAATCACCCATGGCTGAACAAACGCAGGGAATTGAATTTCTGGATAAACTCAATATAAAg TTGGACTCTGAAGATGCATATTCAATTCTTCTGTATGGTAGTGGTGCACTGGTTGCTGTGTGGTTAGCATCAGCAGTGGTTGGTGCAATTGATTCTATTCCAGTGGTATGTTTAC TTACCCAAATTCATGGAATTGGTGGGTCTTGCCTACTCAGTCTGGTTTAG
- the LOC131160646 gene encoding protein CURVATURE THYLAKOID 1D, chloroplastic isoform X1 — MELHAVRALSNLPRLFNPSSIHLPRKTPLLLSPNWVSGTKVGLAHFSSLKARTSEETSSGFNQYPGEERDGVIAMKDVSPVEKSVYSDSVQTESTNEESPMAEQTQGIEFLDKLNIKLDSEDAYSILLYGSGALVAVWLASAVVGAIDSIPVLPKFMELVGLAYSVWFSTRYLIFKKNRDELVTKLEEFRQQVLGLDD; from the exons ATGGAGCTCCACGCTGTACGAGCTCTCTCCAATCTCCCCCGCCTCTTCAACCCATCCTCCATCCATCTACCCCGGAAAACTCCTCTTCTTCTTAGCCCTAATTGGGTCTCCGGCACCAAAGTAG GATTGGCTCATTTTTCTTCGCTAAAAGCTAGAACATCTGAAGAAACATCTAGTGGATTTAATCAATATCCTGGTGAAGAACGTGACGGTGTCATAGCGATGAAAGATGTTTCACCAGTTGAGAAGAGTGTTTACAGTGATTCTGTGCAAACAGAATCAACTAATGAAGAATCACCCATGGCTGAACAAACGCAGGGAATTGAATTTCTGGATAAACTCAATATAAAg TTGGACTCTGAAGATGCATATTCAATTCTTCTGTATGGTAGTGGTGCACTGGTTGCTGTGTGGTTAGCATCAGCAGTGGTTGGTGCAATTGATTCTATTCCAGTG TTACCCAAATTCATGGAATTGGTGGGTCTTGCCTACTCAGTCTGGTTTAGCACCCGATATCTGATCTTCAAG AAGAACCGTGATGAGTTGGTAACTAAACTTGAAGAGTTTAGGCAGCAGGTACTTGGTTTAGATGATTAA
- the LOC131160647 gene encoding ATP-dependent 6-phosphofructokinase 5, chloroplastic isoform X2: protein MDSLSPAIGRGLLLPARCGHFSRGLSARVVPCLRSLPRLRQQNRALAETKNPDIDFSDPQWKSKFQRDFERRFYLPHLTDVFEDAHPIPSTFCLKSRTPVSEDFVDGYPSDEKWHGYINNNDRVLLKVIYYSSPTSAGAECIDPDCSWVEQWVHRAGPREKIYFKPEEVNAAIVTCGGLCPGLNDVIRQIVITLEIYGVKKIVGIPFGYRGFTDKEIDEMPLSRKVVQNVHLSGGSLLGVSRGGPDVSEIVDSMQERGVNMLFVLGGNGTHAGANAIHNECQERRMKVAVVGVPKTIDNDILLMDKTFGFDTAVEEAQRAINSAYIEAHSAYHGIGVVKLMGRSSGFIAMQASLASGQIDICLIPEVPFHLHGPHGVLRHLKYLIETKGSAVICVAEGAGQNLLEKTNAKDASGNVVLGDVGVYIQQEIKKYFKEIGVPADLKYIDPTYMIRACRANASDGILCTVLGQNAVHGAFAGYSGITVGICNTHYVYLPIPEVISYQKVVDPNSRMWHRCLTSTGQPDFV from the exons ATGGACTCGCTCTCGCCGGCGATCGGCCGCGGTCTCCTTCTGCCGGCGAGGTGCGGTCACTTCTCCCGTGGACTCTCCGCTCGAGTTGTCCCCTGTCTGAGATCGCTCCCCCGCCTCCGCCAGCAGAATCGTGCTCTCGCCGAGACTAAGAATCCGGACATTGATTTCAGCGATCCGCAGTGGAAGTCCAAGTTTCAGCGCGATTTCGAGAGGCGATTCTACCTGCCTCATCTCACCGATGTCTTCGAGGATGCTCATCCTATTCCTTCAACTTTCTGTCTCAAgagcag GACTCCAGTAAGTGAAGATTTTGTAGATGGTTATCCATCGGATGAGAAGTGGCATGGATACATAAATAACAATGATAGAGTTCTTCTCAAG GTTATATATTACTCTTCACCAACGTCTGCTGGTGCCGAATGTATTGATCCTGATTGTTCTTGGGTGGAGCAATG GGTTCATCGTGCTGGGCCTCGAGAGAAAATTTACTTCAAGCCAGAAGAAGTGAATGCTGCAATTGTAACTTGTGGAGGCCTTTGTCCTGGTCTTAATGATGTCATAAGGCAG ATTGTCATCACGCTTGAAATATATGGCGTGAAGAAGATTGTAGGGATTCCTTTTGGTTATCGTGGTTTCACTGATAAAGAAATAGATGAAATGCCA CTATCGAGGAAAGTTGTTCAGAATGTTCATTTATCTGGTGGAAGCTTGTTAGGAGTTTCACGTGGAGGACCAGATGTTAGTGAAATTGTAGACAGTATGCAG GAAAGAGGAGTCAACATGCTTTTTGTGTTGGGTGGAAATGGCACACATGCTGGTGCCAATGCAATACATAATGAG TGCCAGGAAAGGCGGATGAAGGTGGCTGTGGTTGGTGTGCCAAAAACTATAGATAATGATATTTTGCTGATGGATAAAACTTTTGGTTTTGATACTGCTGTTGAGGAAGCACAAAGAGCAATCAATTCTGCATACATTGAG GCTCATAGTGCTTATCACGGTATTGGTGTTGTGAAATTGATGGGTCGCAGCAGTGGATTTATAGCTATGCAGGCATCCTTAGCTAGTGGACAAATTGATATTTGTTTGATCCCGGAG GTACCTTTTCATTTGCATGGACCTCATGGTGTCCTGAGACATCTGAAGTACCTAATCGAGACCAAGGGATCAGCTGTTATTTGTGTAGCAGAAGGAGCTGGCCAG AATCTTCTTGAGAAAACTAATGCAAAAGATGCATCTGGAAATGTTGTCCTAGGAGATGTTGGTGTATATATTCAACAAGAG ataaagaaatatttcaaggaGATTGGTGTTCCAGCTGACCTGAAGTATATTGATCCCACGTACATGATCCGTGCTTGCCGTGCAAATGCATCAGATGGAATTCTATGCACCGTACTCGGACAAAATGCC GTTCATGGCGCGTTTGCTGGCTACAGTGGCATTACAGTGGGCATATGCAACACCCATTATGTCTATCTCCCCATTCCTGAAGTCATTTCTTACCAAAAAGTTGTCGACCCAAACAGTCGCATGTGGCATCGATGCTTAACATCGACAGGTCAGCCAGACTTTGTATGA
- the LOC131160648 gene encoding uncharacterized protein LOC131160648 has protein sequence MYRLSGAGVSNEEMKILRELETDVEKGLEEEIKDGMYHLALKLRQLYMQQQQEKKRSISEVNISIKMEGETKVEIRERKREARRGEKVATAPETRKFDWVKTLRSSGGGAAGPAPAKKQESSRRRLECGCRRCCICAAASGRRTGSARPKKKVLELGWKN, from the coding sequence ATGTACAGACTCAGCGGCGCCGGTGTTTCCAACGAGGAGATGAAGATCCTGCGAGAGCTGGAGACAGACGTGGAGAAGGGCTTGGAAGAGGAGATTAAAGATGGCATGTACCACCTCGCTCTGAAACTGCGCCAACTTTATATGCAGCAGCAGCAGGAGAAGAAGAGATCCATCTCTGAAGTTAACATAAGCATTAAGATGGAAGGAGAGACCAAGGTTGAGataagagagaggaagagagaagctCGTCGCGGCGAAAAGGTGGCGACGGCGCCGGAGACCAGGAAGTTCGACTGGGTGAAGACTCTCCGATCATCGGGAGGAGGTGCAGCAGGTCCGGCACCGGCCAAGAAACAGGAGAGCTCTCGCCGCCGCCTTGAATGTGGCTGTAGGAGATGTTGCATCTGTGCTGCTGCCTCCGGCCGGCGCACGGGGAGTGCACGTCCGAAAAAGAAGGTTCTTGAACTGGGATGGAAAAATTGA